A window from Nitrospira sp. ND1 encodes these proteins:
- a CDS encoding NADH-quinone oxidoreductase subunit A, protein MGSEAAPLNYIPILIFIVIAFAFGAVQILLGRIVRPSRPYRAKLAPYESGSPLFSDARVQFPIRYYIIAMLFVIFDIEIVFMFPWAVAFKKLGLVGLVEMVVFIGILIVGFWYAWKKGALEWD, encoded by the coding sequence ATGGGTAGCGAAGCCGCACCGCTGAACTACATCCCGATCCTGATTTTTATCGTGATCGCGTTTGCGTTCGGCGCCGTCCAGATTCTCCTGGGACGCATCGTTCGTCCGAGCCGGCCCTATCGCGCCAAACTCGCGCCGTACGAGAGCGGCAGCCCGCTCTTCTCCGATGCCCGGGTGCAGTTTCCGATCCGGTATTACATCATTGCGATGCTGTTCGTGATCTTCGATATCGAAATCGTCTTCATGTTTCCCTGGGCCGTGGCGTTCAAGAAGTTGGGACTGGTGGGGCTCGTCGAAATGGTCGTGTTTATCGGCATCCTGATCGTCGGGTTCTGGTACGCCTGGAAAAAGGGGGCGCTCGAATGGGACTAA